Proteins from a single region of Lampris incognitus isolate fLamInc1 chromosome 16, fLamInc1.hap2, whole genome shotgun sequence:
- the palm1b gene encoding paralemmin 1b isoform X1 gives MQWKPKVLAASVGWMAEVSQQDRLQAIADKRKRQTEIENKRRQLDDDRRQLQHLKSKALRERWLLDGAPEEEETQKRLHEDEVKTKLLEQVILRLEQEIEELETGVPADQGVAKENGGENGVVQASGQTPRREVTGIEAKLLGPSPDQASADNPVTLVFMGYKTVEEEKENHTALGVEGVDGNVKAEFVVIEDGEGKAAAEGATEEQAPPNGSMAEKEKANGEGEEKEKEEKEKKQTCKCCTVM, from the exons GATGGCTGAAGTGTCACAACAAGATAGACTCCAGGCCATTGCT GACAAAAGGAAGCGGCAGACAGAGATCGAGAACAAGAGGAGGCAGTTGGATGATGATAGACGGCAGCTCCAACATctcaag TCAAAGGCACTGAGAGAGCGCTGGTTGTTGGATGGCGCTCCAGAGGAGGAGGAGACCCAGAAGCGTTTGCACGAGGACGAGGTGAAGACCAAGCTCCTGGAGCAGGTCATCCTCAG gctTGAGCAGGAGATTGAGGAACTGGAGACAGGCGTGCCAGCTGATCAGGGTGTGGCCAAAGAAAATGGAG GTGAGAATGGAGTAGTGCAGGCCTCTGGCCAGACTCCCAGGAGAGAGGTGACGGGGATCGAGGCCAAGCTACTGGGCCCCAGCCCTGACCAGGCCAGCGCCGACAACCCCGTCACCCTGGTCTTCATGGGCTACAAGACcgtggaggaggagaaggagaaccaCACAGCCCTGGGCGTGGAGGGGGTGGACGGCAACGTCAAGGCTGAGTTTGTGGTCATCGAGGACGGGGAGGGGAAAGCGGCAGCGGAGGGGGCGACGGAAGAGCAAGCGCCACCCAACGGGAGCATGGCAGAAAAGGAGAAGGCCAACGGAGAAGGGGAGGAaaaagagaaggaggagaaggagaagaaacaGACCTGCAAATGTTGCACGGTCATGTGA
- the palm1b gene encoding paralemmin 1b isoform X2 codes for MAEVSQQDRLQAIADKRKRQTEIENKRRQLDDDRRQLQHLKSKALRERWLLDGAPEEEETQKRLHEDEVKTKLLEQVILRLEQEIEELETGVPADQGVAKENGGENGVVQASGQTPRREVTGIEAKLLGPSPDQASADNPVTLVFMGYKTVEEEKENHTALGVEGVDGNVKAEFVVIEDGEGKAAAEGATEEQAPPNGSMAEKEKANGEGEEKEKEEKEKKQTCKCCTVM; via the exons ATGGCTGAAGTGTCACAACAAGATAGACTCCAGGCCATTGCT GACAAAAGGAAGCGGCAGACAGAGATCGAGAACAAGAGGAGGCAGTTGGATGATGATAGACGGCAGCTCCAACATctcaag TCAAAGGCACTGAGAGAGCGCTGGTTGTTGGATGGCGCTCCAGAGGAGGAGGAGACCCAGAAGCGTTTGCACGAGGACGAGGTGAAGACCAAGCTCCTGGAGCAGGTCATCCTCAG gctTGAGCAGGAGATTGAGGAACTGGAGACAGGCGTGCCAGCTGATCAGGGTGTGGCCAAAGAAAATGGAG GTGAGAATGGAGTAGTGCAGGCCTCTGGCCAGACTCCCAGGAGAGAGGTGACGGGGATCGAGGCCAAGCTACTGGGCCCCAGCCCTGACCAGGCCAGCGCCGACAACCCCGTCACCCTGGTCTTCATGGGCTACAAGACcgtggaggaggagaaggagaaccaCACAGCCCTGGGCGTGGAGGGGGTGGACGGCAACGTCAAGGCTGAGTTTGTGGTCATCGAGGACGGGGAGGGGAAAGCGGCAGCGGAGGGGGCGACGGAAGAGCAAGCGCCACCCAACGGGAGCATGGCAGAAAAGGAGAAGGCCAACGGAGAAGGGGAGGAaaaagagaaggaggagaaggagaagaaacaGACCTGCAAATGTTGCACGGTCATGTGA